A portion of the Shimia isoporae genome contains these proteins:
- a CDS encoding type 1 glutamine amidotransferase has protein sequence MTSILIIESNTPELLAKGKSGAVPFVRAFQGLAPESRIVVECPYAAPLREDALDGIDGVVFSGSGVAWATDADEAAPLRASMAQVFDTGRPVWGSCNGLQLAAVVLGGAVGASPNGMEVGLAKDIAPTVAGKLHPMMAGRDDGYCVPCVHRDEVQRLPDGAVLLAGNAHSPVQAMAFEAGGVDFWGVQYHPEMTALDVAGSTGGRSVFGDGEDLTPHLMVADNDPEAALRLGGQADSLIPKVRTRELSNWLAHVRARAN, from the coding sequence ATGACCTCGATTCTCATTATTGAAAGCAACACTCCTGAGTTGCTGGCCAAGGGGAAGTCTGGTGCTGTCCCGTTTGTTCGGGCTTTTCAAGGGTTGGCGCCGGAGAGTCGGATTGTTGTGGAATGTCCCTATGCAGCTCCCCTGCGGGAAGATGCTCTGGATGGCATTGACGGCGTTGTTTTCTCGGGCTCAGGCGTGGCTTGGGCAACCGACGCGGACGAAGCCGCGCCACTTCGCGCGTCGATGGCACAAGTGTTTGACACCGGTCGTCCCGTTTGGGGGTCTTGCAACGGACTGCAATTGGCGGCGGTGGTGCTGGGTGGTGCCGTCGGAGCCTCGCCAAACGGCATGGAAGTTGGGCTCGCGAAAGACATCGCGCCGACGGTTGCCGGAAAGCTTCACCCAATGATGGCGGGGCGTGATGACGGGTATTGCGTGCCCTGTGTGCACCGCGATGAGGTTCAGCGCCTGCCAGACGGCGCCGTTCTGTTGGCCGGCAACGCCCATTCACCTGTGCAGGCGATGGCATTTGAAGCTGGCGGAGTGGATTTCTGGGGAGTGCAATACCACCCGGAGATGACTGCGCTGGATGTTGCTGGTTCCACTGGTGGGCGAAGTGTCTTTGGGGACGGAGAAGATCTCACGCCGCATTTGATGGTTGCGGACAACGATCCGGAGGCCGCTCTGCGTCTTGGAGGGCAGGCCGACAGCCTGATTCCGAAGGTGCGAACAAGGGAATTGAGCAACTGGCTCGCGCATGTGCGTGCGCGAGCCAATTGA
- the rplT gene encoding 50S ribosomal protein L20: MSRVKGGTVTHARHKKVVKAAKGYYGRRKNTFKVARQAVDKANQYATRDRKNRKRNFRALWIQRINAAVRAHDEALTYSRFINGLNLAGIEVDRKVLADLAVHEPEAFTAIVDQAKAALAA; the protein is encoded by the coding sequence ATGTCCCGCGTTAAAGGTGGTACCGTAACCCACGCCCGTCACAAGAAAGTCGTCAAGGCCGCGAAAGGCTACTACGGCCGTCGTAAAAATACCTTCAAGGTAGCACGTCAGGCCGTCGACAAGGCGAACCAGTATGCAACTCGCGACCGCAAGAATCGTAAGCGCAATTTCCGTGCGCTGTGGATTCAGCGTATCAACGCTGCCGTTCGCGCGCACGACGAAGCGCTGACATACAGCCGCTTCATCAATGGTCTGAACCTGGCCGGCATCGAAGTGGACCGCAAAGTTCTTGCCGACCTGGCCGTGCACGAACCAGAAGCGTTCACAGCGATCGTAGATCAGGCGAAAGCCGCGCTGGCCGCTTAA
- a CDS encoding alanine/glycine:cation symporter family protein has protein sequence MTAIIDFINGLLWGHVLIYVLTGLGIYFTVRFGFLQFRNFGEMVRLTVSTDEADKAGISPFQALAISLASRIGTGNLAGVAVAIGVGGPGAIFWMWIVAMLGMATAMAESALAQLYKVKGPQGNYRGGPAFYIARGMNLPWLGTIFAVCLIFAFGLIINAVQSNSIAQAMESSVGIPPIASGLIIAALTGLVIFGGIRSISRVAEILVPFMAGIYMLVAVWVLLTNLGQLPEVFTSIFRSAFGLQEVAGGAAGGMMVALLNGVKRGLFSNEAGMGSAPNIAAAATPVPHHPVSQGFVQAFGVFVDTILVCTATAVMIIVSGAHQMVDANGNLLEGIVMTQKAAEYFLGPFGSYFIAIAVLLFAFTTIIACYGYAESGMVYLKLGTNARMSVLRVGVMAVVLWGSVQTVAVVFNAADAAIAIMAVMNLFALAILSPIVIRLVNDYRAQRAAGKTPEFHIADHPEIARGVDAEIWK, from the coding sequence ATGACGGCGATTATTGATTTTATTAACGGTCTGCTTTGGGGCCATGTTCTGATTTATGTGCTCACGGGGCTGGGCATCTATTTTACCGTTCGGTTCGGATTTCTGCAGTTCCGCAATTTCGGTGAAATGGTGCGTTTGACCGTGAGCACCGATGAAGCCGACAAAGCGGGAATTTCTCCGTTTCAAGCTTTGGCAATCAGCCTCGCGTCACGAATTGGAACCGGCAACCTTGCAGGTGTTGCTGTCGCAATCGGTGTCGGTGGTCCGGGCGCGATATTCTGGATGTGGATTGTGGCCATGCTGGGCATGGCGACTGCAATGGCAGAGAGTGCGCTGGCGCAGCTATACAAGGTCAAAGGCCCGCAGGGGAATTACCGTGGCGGTCCCGCGTTCTACATCGCCCGCGGTATGAACCTGCCGTGGCTAGGCACGATTTTCGCGGTCTGTTTGATTTTTGCTTTCGGTTTAATCATCAACGCAGTGCAGTCGAACTCGATTGCGCAAGCCATGGAGAGCTCCGTCGGCATCCCGCCAATCGCGTCGGGTCTAATTATCGCGGCACTGACCGGCTTGGTCATCTTTGGCGGCATCCGTTCGATCTCGCGCGTGGCCGAAATCCTCGTCCCTTTCATGGCCGGTATCTACATGCTGGTCGCGGTTTGGGTTCTGCTCACCAACCTCGGTCAATTGCCCGAAGTGTTCACGTCAATATTCCGTAGCGCGTTCGGCCTTCAGGAAGTGGCCGGCGGCGCCGCAGGCGGTATGATGGTGGCACTGCTCAATGGCGTAAAGCGCGGCCTGTTCTCCAACGAGGCGGGCATGGGCTCTGCGCCCAACATCGCAGCGGCGGCCACTCCGGTGCCGCACCATCCGGTCAGCCAGGGTTTTGTGCAGGCGTTTGGCGTGTTCGTCGATACCATCCTTGTCTGTACCGCGACTGCGGTGATGATCATCGTGTCGGGCGCCCACCAGATGGTCGATGCCAATGGCAATTTGCTTGAGGGGATCGTGATGACACAGAAAGCTGCGGAATACTTCCTCGGGCCGTTTGGGTCCTACTTTATCGCAATTGCGGTTCTTCTCTTTGCCTTCACAACCATCATCGCGTGTTACGGATATGCTGAAAGCGGCATGGTCTATCTGAAGCTTGGGACCAACGCGCGTATGTCCGTATTGCGCGTGGGCGTCATGGCGGTTGTGCTTTGGGGCTCGGTGCAGACTGTGGCGGTCGTGTTCAACGCTGCAGATGCGGCCATTGCGATCATGGCTGTCATGAACCTCTTTGCGCTTGCCATCCTCAGTCCGATTGTGATCCGGCTGGTGAACGACTATCGCGCGCAGCGTGCCGCAGGCAAAACACCAGAGTTCCACATTGCCGATCACCCCGAGATCGCTCGGGGTGTGGACGCTGAAATCTGGAAGTAG
- the pheS gene encoding phenylalanine--tRNA ligase subunit alpha, protein MDDLRTKYIEAIAAAADEATLEELRLQAVGKKGEVSLKMRELGKMTPEERQVAGPALNALKNEINSALAAKKVALADAALDARLATEWLDVTLPARNRRVGSIHPISQVTEEVTAIFADMGFSVAEGPQIETDWYNFDALNIPGHHPARAEMDTFYTHRAEGDNRPPHVLRTHTSPVQIRSMEKTGAPIRIICPGRVYRADYDQTHTPMFHQVEGLALGKDISMANLKWVLEEFFTAFFGTEVKTRFRASHFPFTEPSAEVDIQCSWEGGTVKVGEGDDWLEVLGSGMVHPKVLEAGGIDPQEYQGFAFGIGIDRLAMLKYGIPDLRDFFDSDLRWLRHYGFASLDQPTLHGGLNR, encoded by the coding sequence ATGGACGATCTGCGCACCAAATATATCGAAGCGATTGCCGCGGCGGCGGATGAGGCCACTCTCGAAGAGCTGCGTTTGCAAGCTGTGGGCAAAAAAGGCGAAGTTAGCCTGAAGATGCGCGAGCTCGGCAAGATGACGCCAGAAGAGCGTCAGGTTGCCGGTCCGGCGCTGAACGCGTTGAAGAACGAGATCAACTCTGCGTTGGCCGCCAAAAAGGTCGCACTGGCCGATGCGGCTTTGGACGCGCGCCTGGCAACTGAGTGGTTGGATGTGACCTTGCCGGCCCGCAACCGTCGGGTGGGATCGATCCACCCGATCAGTCAGGTGACCGAAGAGGTTACAGCGATTTTCGCCGACATGGGCTTCTCGGTGGCCGAGGGACCCCAGATCGAAACCGACTGGTACAACTTTGATGCCCTGAACATTCCCGGGCACCACCCAGCGCGTGCGGAGATGGACACGTTCTACACTCATCGCGCCGAAGGCGATAACCGCCCGCCGCATGTTCTGCGCACGCACACCAGCCCTGTTCAGATCCGTTCGATGGAAAAAACCGGGGCGCCAATCCGCATTATCTGCCCGGGGCGCGTGTACCGTGCGGACTACGACCAGACCCATACGCCGATGTTCCATCAGGTCGAGGGACTTGCTTTGGGCAAGGACATTTCAATGGCCAATCTGAAGTGGGTGCTGGAAGAGTTTTTCACTGCCTTCTTCGGTACCGAGGTGAAAACCCGTTTCCGTGCGAGCCACTTCCCGTTCACCGAACCATCTGCCGAAGTCGACATTCAGTGCAGCTGGGAAGGCGGCACAGTTAAAGTTGGCGAAGGCGATGATTGGCTTGAGGTTTTGGGCTCCGGAATGGTGCACCCCAAGGTTCTTGAAGCTGGCGGCATAGATCCGCAGGAGTATCAGGGCTTTGCCTTTGGTATCGGTATCGACCGGTTGGCGATGCTGAAATACGGCATTCCTGATCTTCGGGATTTCTTTGACAGCGACTTGCGTTGGCTGCGCCACTACGGCTTTGCCAGCCTCGATCAGCCAACGTTGCACGGCGGTTTGAACCGTTGA
- a CDS encoding Hint domain-containing protein produces MARISELHYSNAYARTSGINEFLEVALASGDDPDDFVVSFYQADGTVGIEIPLTHPDVQVSVDPDNGETIYVISADDFPILLTDPDGGSDGNYEAYALTNTETGTVVDFYDIGGGTQNILALDGAAAGATSENLPVLVWPTATTTTLQFNQPNPGTLTYETVDPGDTGLACFVAGARVRTPAGLRPIESLNAGDLVHTRDCGPLPLRWIGRRTVTGFGNFAPVRFARGTLGASRTHYVSQNHRMLLTGWRAELFFGEEEIFVPAKALVDGDRIALRQMPEVTYFHMMFDSHQIVEADGVESESFYPGAMALDGLEIAAKEEILALFPELKEQTAFYGRTARPVSPTRLALAVG; encoded by the coding sequence ATGGCGCGTATCAGCGAGCTACACTATTCGAATGCGTATGCCCGGACGTCGGGCATCAACGAATTTCTCGAAGTCGCGCTTGCGAGTGGTGACGATCCCGACGATTTTGTGGTCAGTTTCTATCAAGCTGACGGCACCGTCGGGATCGAGATCCCGCTGACACATCCTGACGTTCAGGTCTCTGTTGATCCGGACAACGGAGAGACGATTTACGTTATTTCTGCTGATGATTTTCCAATCCTGCTTACAGATCCGGACGGAGGCAGCGATGGAAACTACGAAGCTTACGCCCTGACAAACACCGAGACAGGTACGGTCGTAGACTTCTACGACATTGGCGGCGGCACGCAGAATATTCTGGCACTGGACGGTGCCGCGGCAGGGGCTACATCCGAAAATCTGCCGGTACTTGTTTGGCCGACAGCGACCACAACGACATTGCAGTTCAACCAGCCAAATCCGGGGACTTTGACTTATGAGACGGTTGATCCGGGCGACACCGGTCTAGCATGTTTTGTGGCAGGAGCGCGCGTCAGGACACCTGCCGGGCTACGCCCGATTGAAAGCCTGAACGCTGGTGATCTGGTCCATACCCGTGATTGCGGGCCTTTGCCTCTGCGCTGGATCGGGCGTCGGACGGTGACAGGGTTCGGTAATTTCGCGCCAGTGCGGTTCGCGCGTGGAACACTGGGGGCGTCGCGGACGCACTATGTTTCACAAAACCATCGGATGCTTTTGACCGGTTGGCGGGCTGAGTTGTTTTTTGGCGAGGAAGAGATCTTTGTGCCTGCGAAGGCGTTGGTCGATGGAGACCGGATCGCACTTCGGCAGATGCCCGAAGTGACATACTTTCACATGATGTTTGACAGTCATCAGATTGTTGAGGCGGACGGCGTAGAGAGCGAGAGTTTCTATCCCGGCGCCATGGCGCTGGACGGGCTTGAGATCGCGGCCAAAGAAGAAATTTTGGCACTGTTTCCGGAGTTGAAAGAACAAACGGCGTTCTATGGCCGGACCGCGCGTCCGGTAAGTCCGACACGACTTGCTCTGGCGGTCGGCTAA
- a CDS encoding helix-turn-helix transcriptional regulator has translation MINKKRLKWAFVATLVCAIVMLIEDGGEALGWVWVEEWDELHVWEFMIVGLLIVAVVILGIEVRNMQRYQETLEDKISRASGAFEDLLEAYFNQWSFSAAERDITRLILKGCSTAEIAEIRNSKEGTVKAQTNSIYKKSGYAGKTQLLSAFLEDLTDGGSVAAVAN, from the coding sequence ATGATCAACAAAAAACGCCTCAAGTGGGCATTTGTCGCCACACTTGTGTGTGCCATTGTGATGCTGATCGAAGACGGTGGCGAAGCGCTGGGGTGGGTGTGGGTCGAAGAATGGGACGAGCTGCACGTCTGGGAATTCATGATTGTTGGACTGCTGATTGTGGCTGTGGTGATCCTGGGTATCGAAGTCCGGAACATGCAGCGCTATCAGGAAACGCTTGAAGACAAAATATCTCGCGCATCCGGAGCCTTTGAGGACCTTTTGGAGGCCTATTTCAACCAGTGGTCTTTCAGCGCTGCGGAACGCGACATTACACGCCTCATTCTCAAAGGCTGTTCCACAGCGGAAATCGCGGAAATCCGCAACTCCAAGGAAGGCACGGTCAAAGCGCAGACCAACTCGATCTACAAGAAATCGGGCTACGCCGGGAAAACCCAACTGCTGAGTGCGTTTCTTGAAGACCTCACCGACGGCGGTTCAGTCGCTGCAGTGGCAAATTGA
- a CDS encoding DUF3179 domain-containing (seleno)protein has product MGKAKNNGCFQVITLTVISVLSVAFVSLLSMPSEAQTRELPDYVVEQFGTPPPIPDGDLPAELRAAVEAAFVTSVSQARWEAEEQAALQQVAESGDPRLVWLISDLMRFITNGQLNAQLVGASERLLDVDLGEQGHWGGVTDQLIAWDIPAPPDYLKTKRAIFTGIIPGWDDIFVEGDIDWRLVSWGGVLIDDRAYDTTDEACNCIPAADNPAVTKAEEATWLHDDDIIFGVEVNGEFRAYPRRIMEVREMVNDTLGDRQLGIPYCTLCGSAQAYFTDNMPAGVDRPILRTSGLLIRSNKVMYDLVTSSVFDTFRGNAVTGPLAEIGVQLDQATMVTSDWGSWKAAHPETTVLAEYLALGRDPDFRNGRDADGPIFPVGNVDPRLPVHEDVIGVLTESGTPVAFQRSAALLALRAGEEISYENVKLMLDAGGIRAAGTDGSDLGSHEAFWFAWSQFHPETVLWPELN; this is encoded by the coding sequence ATGGGTAAGGCAAAGAACAACGGGTGTTTTCAAGTCATAACTCTGACAGTCATTTCAGTGTTGTCGGTGGCTTTCGTTTCGCTGCTTTCGATGCCTTCAGAAGCGCAGACGCGTGAGTTGCCAGACTATGTCGTTGAGCAATTCGGGACACCACCACCGATACCGGACGGCGATTTACCGGCCGAGTTGAGGGCCGCTGTAGAAGCTGCCTTCGTCACGAGCGTTTCGCAAGCACGATGGGAGGCCGAGGAGCAGGCGGCCTTGCAACAGGTTGCGGAGTCCGGTGATCCGCGGCTGGTTTGGCTCATAAGCGATCTGATGCGTTTCATAACCAACGGCCAATTGAACGCCCAACTCGTTGGTGCATCCGAGCGCCTGTTGGATGTTGATTTGGGCGAGCAAGGGCATTGGGGCGGCGTTACGGACCAGCTGATTGCATGGGACATTCCGGCGCCGCCGGACTATCTGAAGACCAAGCGCGCCATTTTTACCGGGATCATTCCCGGATGGGACGACATCTTTGTCGAGGGTGACATCGATTGGCGGCTCGTGTCTTGGGGCGGCGTCCTGATCGACGATCGCGCCTATGACACAACCGACGAAGCGTGTAACTGCATTCCCGCCGCGGATAATCCAGCCGTGACAAAGGCGGAAGAGGCAACTTGGTTGCACGACGATGACATTATTTTTGGGGTCGAAGTGAATGGCGAGTTTCGCGCGTATCCAAGGCGCATCATGGAAGTACGCGAGATGGTCAATGACACGTTGGGTGACAGACAACTTGGAATTCCCTATTGTACGCTTTGCGGTTCTGCCCAGGCCTATTTCACCGACAATATGCCTGCTGGAGTCGACCGGCCCATCCTGAGAACATCAGGGCTTTTGATCCGCTCTAACAAGGTGATGTACGACCTCGTAACCTCTTCGGTCTTCGATACTTTTCGTGGAAACGCCGTTACCGGACCGCTTGCAGAAATCGGAGTGCAACTGGATCAGGCAACCATGGTGACCTCGGACTGGGGAAGTTGGAAAGCCGCGCATCCGGAGACAACCGTTTTGGCGGAGTACCTTGCGCTTGGGCGTGATCCGGATTTCCGAAATGGCCGGGATGCAGACGGACCCATCTTTCCGGTCGGCAACGTCGACCCGCGGTTGCCAGTGCATGAGGACGTGATCGGAGTTCTGACCGAAAGCGGCACTCCAGTCGCATTTCAGCGCAGCGCTGCGTTGCTCGCCCTTCGTGCCGGCGAAGAAATCTCCTACGAGAACGTCAAGCTGATGTTGGACGCCGGCGGTATCCGTGCAGCAGGCACAGACGGTTCTGATCTTGGATCACATGAAGCTTTCTGGTTCGCCTGGTCGCAGTTCCATCCGGAAACAGTTCTGTGGCCCGAGTTAAACTGA
- a CDS encoding autotransporter outer membrane beta-barrel domain-containing protein, protein MKRSNDFVRLAARGGRLTKAGGTVVSIAPSVIAGAMIANAPQASADTVTTTQTTAFVTSDTGDHTIESGGSVQVDPVAGDGAVVLTAPDYSGTLANHGTVSAANGILDEYAGVVVAGDLSGAINNAGSITAAQDGGVFRYIRGIEVQQDVSGTILTSGSVHAELTNADFYGDAVAVEVQNVSGTIRNEGSLSVYAEGEDMIARGIYTEDVSGEIVNTGTISLTAEGTLDASADGIEAGHIGGQVVNSGDILLTVTSGHRAQANDGIEVRDVSGHLENSGTITAVIAAGVEGRASVDGIETSTITGTFVNSGQISLDVTGGYTGADAIDTSAIEAGAEFTNTADLSYTSQAGSESLGNDSLDLGDIHGDAINHGTLYGMATAEDLASAGSIDFYDVTGMLTNTGDITLIARADFGDALAEGIAGDDVDGVLSNSGTLDIQSEGLATAESYGIAVRDINGVLSNSGDMTVAATAGDYALASGLDVYDMSGHLENSGAITSQSTGSYADAFGIISGALLSGGTLVNSGDVTAVAHATSSAVIPEMPLPPEVGLGAYASALDLWDIESGAQALNTGTLSSSATVTGSGMGEALGLFAGTVDGNLRNEGSVNVSVYVDAGLAGSAAVAIDGVGVAGSFENTGNLTSNATLDTDGFLNATGISVTGAFGRVLNHGNISALSGSTSESAIGAIALGIEAFDLGTTGYVENMGALNVTANSGGGFATAIGIASNLADAGSQIIHSGAISVTGQGANSRAYGIFASQANGTVTVTGDISSAAEDEAYAVMLQDGAGQLEIETTATLDGLIGVGRHDVTLTHVGGNQIYYFEDTATADGTFETIVAIPNGAWFSKDTGGDAPVYASYVAQGLAPNMDESFAIAGLTATLGRQLDGQQSRPEVSRNQTSLSAERPVWTGPSPYAVFTTNRSRNSGLLDSRLHSLSVGLTGETDTGLRLGAGVSVLENDGTYDGNGFGTDGYLLSALAAKDFGWADLHFGVGFGGFNHNSSRQIGNSPDAVSNYDSTLWNVHLGMRRDYDLQNGMIFTPELSLIYGEHDREAYTETGSLANATVGARNSSFGEARLGTGFALPTNSGFWRASVSAVHRDGNRPGAVNVSIFGDTVTFSTPGYESETFGEIALGYEADFGNGGTLRVGAISTIGASTETQALAASYKLVF, encoded by the coding sequence ATGAAACGAAGCAATGATTTTGTGCGCCTTGCGGCGCGCGGCGGACGCTTGACCAAAGCAGGGGGCACAGTTGTCAGCATCGCGCCGTCGGTGATCGCAGGGGCGATGATAGCAAACGCCCCACAGGCGTCTGCCGACACGGTAACAACGACCCAAACAACGGCCTTTGTCACGTCGGATACAGGCGATCATACGATCGAGTCTGGTGGGTCCGTGCAAGTCGACCCTGTCGCAGGTGACGGTGCAGTGGTTCTGACTGCGCCGGACTATTCGGGCACACTCGCAAACCACGGGACGGTATCTGCCGCCAATGGCATTCTGGATGAGTATGCAGGCGTGGTCGTCGCAGGCGACCTGTCTGGTGCAATCAACAACGCGGGCTCGATCACGGCGGCGCAAGACGGAGGGGTTTTCCGCTACATTCGCGGCATCGAGGTACAACAGGACGTCTCTGGCACTATTCTGACCTCGGGATCGGTTCACGCAGAGCTTACAAACGCTGACTTCTACGGCGACGCGGTTGCGGTCGAGGTTCAAAACGTATCGGGCACCATCCGCAACGAAGGTAGCCTGAGCGTCTACGCGGAAGGCGAAGACATGATTGCGCGCGGGATCTACACTGAGGATGTTTCCGGCGAAATCGTGAACACCGGTACAATTTCGCTAACAGCCGAAGGAACTTTGGACGCAAGCGCTGACGGGATCGAAGCCGGTCACATCGGTGGGCAAGTGGTCAACTCCGGCGACATTCTGTTGACTGTCACGTCCGGGCATCGTGCTCAAGCCAATGACGGCATCGAGGTGCGCGACGTGTCCGGTCATCTGGAAAACAGTGGCACCATCACAGCTGTCATAGCGGCAGGTGTGGAAGGACGCGCAAGCGTGGACGGTATCGAAACGTCAACGATTACCGGTACATTTGTGAACTCAGGTCAGATTAGTTTGGACGTGACCGGCGGCTACACCGGCGCGGATGCAATCGACACCAGCGCCATCGAAGCAGGCGCCGAGTTCACCAACACTGCCGATCTGAGCTACACGAGTCAGGCGGGCTCTGAGTCACTTGGCAACGATAGCCTCGACCTCGGCGACATCCATGGCGACGCAATCAATCACGGAACCTTGTACGGGATGGCTACAGCCGAAGACCTGGCAAGCGCAGGGTCTATCGATTTTTATGACGTTACAGGGATGCTCACCAACACGGGCGACATCACTTTGATCGCACGCGCAGACTTCGGCGACGCCTTGGCTGAAGGTATTGCCGGTGATGATGTTGATGGCGTGTTGTCCAACAGCGGCACACTCGACATTCAATCCGAAGGGCTGGCCACAGCCGAGAGCTACGGCATCGCTGTGCGCGACATTAACGGAGTACTTTCCAATAGCGGGGATATGACCGTAGCAGCGACAGCTGGAGACTATGCCTTGGCTTCCGGACTGGACGTCTATGATATGAGCGGACATCTGGAAAATAGCGGCGCGATCACATCCCAGTCTACCGGTAGCTATGCTGATGCATTTGGGATAATTAGCGGCGCGCTACTAAGTGGCGGTACACTCGTCAACAGCGGCGACGTCACAGCGGTAGCGCATGCGACGAGCTCAGCTGTTATTCCCGAAATGCCCTTGCCGCCGGAAGTGGGCCTAGGAGCCTATGCTTCTGCTCTGGACTTGTGGGATATCGAGAGCGGTGCGCAGGCACTCAATACAGGCACCCTGTCCTCAAGCGCGACAGTGACCGGCAGCGGAATGGGTGAAGCTCTCGGCTTGTTTGCCGGTACTGTGGACGGAAACTTGAGGAACGAAGGCTCGGTTAACGTCAGCGTCTATGTGGATGCAGGTTTGGCGGGCAGCGCCGCAGTCGCAATTGACGGTGTGGGCGTCGCCGGATCTTTCGAAAACACAGGCAACCTGACTTCCAATGCGACCCTCGACACAGACGGATTTTTGAACGCAACTGGTATCAGCGTTACGGGAGCCTTCGGCCGTGTCTTGAACCACGGGAATATCTCGGCACTGTCAGGTTCGACCTCCGAGTCTGCTATCGGCGCCATTGCTTTGGGGATCGAAGCTTTTGATTTGGGCACGACTGGATACGTTGAAAATATGGGAGCGCTCAATGTCACCGCCAACAGCGGCGGCGGCTTCGCGACCGCCATCGGTATTGCCTCAAATCTCGCGGATGCGGGTAGCCAGATCATACACTCGGGAGCGATTTCCGTGACTGGCCAGGGTGCGAACTCACGCGCCTACGGTATTTTTGCCTCCCAAGCCAATGGCACGGTCACCGTGACCGGTGACATTTCGTCCGCCGCGGAGGATGAGGCTTATGCAGTCATGCTTCAAGACGGTGCGGGTCAACTCGAAATCGAGACAACAGCAACTCTGGATGGCCTGATCGGTGTCGGGCGGCACGACGTGACACTTACCCATGTGGGCGGCAACCAGATCTACTACTTTGAGGATACCGCGACTGCGGATGGAACTTTTGAAACTATTGTTGCTATTCCAAATGGGGCGTGGTTCTCAAAGGATACTGGTGGCGATGCGCCTGTTTACGCATCCTATGTCGCGCAGGGTCTGGCCCCAAACATGGACGAGAGCTTTGCCATTGCCGGGCTGACCGCGACTCTGGGGCGCCAATTGGATGGGCAGCAATCTCGACCCGAAGTCAGCCGCAATCAGACCAGCTTGTCCGCAGAGCGGCCGGTCTGGACCGGTCCCTCCCCCTATGCAGTGTTTACCACCAACCGCAGCAGAAACAGTGGCCTTCTCGACAGTCGGTTGCACAGCCTTTCAGTCGGTCTGACCGGAGAAACCGACACAGGGCTTCGGCTCGGTGCTGGGGTCAGTGTTCTGGAGAATGACGGCACCTATGATGGCAACGGCTTCGGAACGGATGGATATTTGCTGAGCGCCTTGGCCGCCAAGGATTTTGGCTGGGCTGACCTACATTTTGGCGTTGGCTTTGGTGGGTTCAATCACAACAGTTCGCGTCAGATCGGCAACTCGCCGGACGCAGTTTCCAATTACGACAGCACACTGTGGAACGTCCACTTGGGAATGCGACGCGACTACGATTTGCAGAATGGCATGATCTTTACGCCTGAGCTTTCATTGATTTACGGCGAACACGACCGCGAGGCCTACACCGAAACCGGAAGCCTCGCCAACGCCACCGTTGGCGCGCGTAACAGCAGCTTTGGCGAAGCCCGTTTGGGGACGGGTTTTGCATTGCCAACAAACAGCGGCTTCTGGCGCGCGTCCGTTTCGGCTGTGCATCGCGACGGCAATCGGCCCGGTGCGGTCAATGTGTCAATATTCGGTGATACCGTGACCTTCTCCACGCCCGGCTATGAATCAGAAACCTTTGGCGAGATTGCCTTGGGTTATGAAGCTGATTTTGGCAATGGCGGAACATTGCGCGTCGGGGCCATCAGCACCATTGGCGCTTCGACCGAAACCCAGGCGCTGGCAGCGTCCTACAAACTGGTTTTTTGA
- the rpmI gene encoding 50S ribosomal protein L35: protein MPKMKTKSSAKKRFKVTATGKVLAGQAGKRHGMIKRTKKFIRDARGTTTLSAPDAKIVKGYMPYDR from the coding sequence ATGCCTAAGATGAAGACTAAGTCGAGCGCCAAAAAGCGCTTCAAGGTCACTGCCACCGGTAAAGTACTTGCTGGCCAAGCTGGTAAGCGCCACGGCATGATCAAACGCACCAAAAAATTCATTCGTGACGCCCGTGGCACCACGACCCTGTCCGCCCCCGACGCAAAGATCGTCAAGGGCTACATGCCCTACGACCGCTAA